In one window of Helianthus annuus cultivar XRQ/B chromosome 17, HanXRQr2.0-SUNRISE, whole genome shotgun sequence DNA:
- the LOC110921107 gene encoding protein JASON, translating into MGCFFGCFRVRDDRRPPIHLLSQPVTSNAKDPVVNSARNPLSTLLFLDAEDRDRSSPKYGRNGGTGSGDSDINLHELKAEAKFLKNCGTLPQTPAEIRNNKKLTNSKPQNGDTESTTFHSWLQNASIEKVKPEKQPGVQYSPVKLFDKWENRSDSSSHSPDSCVTGHTSERLNSSSAEGGGVKQDLEKAYIHADLAQHRNKSVRFDCETDASPFSLKNSSSEVTSQEPKSAGYPSDYSVSKPSPYPTPLNLTNDMQTPGTVFPSYLHNKEFEKNPRIRSHNVSPVLTPVENAAQLKKLVEESFSSDYYSQSEEHLEKGGNTAGEELNVDTSLSSWLPPKQKTHQAVNNRSFTAKTPVDRPILGMVAAHWNADEVVDPPAPPKWWDGNGIPNSTNKYKEDQKVSWHATPFEERLEKALSEDRLIAERKQLGTRPLRAVDLNEKEEHEASSHFESGLILSA; encoded by the exons ATGGGCTGCTTCTTCGGCTGTTTTCGCGTCAGAGACGACCGTCGCCCTCCGATTCATCTCCTCTCTCAACCGGTTACTTCAAACGCAAAG GATCCTGTTGTAAATTCAGCTAGAAATCCTTTATCGACGTTGCTGTTTTTGGACG CTGAAGATAGAGATCGATCCTCACCGAAATATGGGAGGAACGGCGGTACAGGATCCGGCGATTCTGATATTAATTTGCATGAGCTGAAGGCTGAG GCTAAATTTCTTAAAAATTGTGGCACTTTACCACAGACTCCAGCTGAGATTCGGAACAATAAGAAACTGACAAATTCAAAGCCTCAAAATGGAGATACAGAATCTACAACATTTCATTCATGGCTTCAAAATGCGAGTATTGAAAAGGTCAAACCAGAAAAACAACCTGGTGTGCAATATTCTCCGGTCAAACTCTTTGACAAATGGGAGAACAGATCAGATAGTTCATCACATTCACCAGACAG TTGTGTGACAGGGCACACTTCAGAGAGGCTCAACTCAAGCTCAGCTGAAGGAGGTGGAGTTAAACAAGATTTAGAAAAAGCTTACATCCATGCTGATCTGGCACAGCACAGAAACAAATCTGTCCGATTCGATTGTGAAACTGACGCATCTCCATTTTCGTTAAAGAATTCTTCATCTGAAGTTACTAGCCAAGAACCAAAATCAGCCGGATATCCAAGTGATTACAGTGTTTCAAAACCTTCACCTTACCCGACCCCTCTAAATTTAACCAATGACATGCAGACACCTGGCACTGTTTTCCCTTCATATTTACACAACAAAGAATTTGAAAAGAATCCACGGATCAGATCTCATAACGTGTCCCCAGTGCTCACTCCTGTTGAAAATGCCGCACAATTGAAAAAACTAGTGGAAGAAAGTTTTAGTTCTGATTACTATTCTCAATCTGAAGAACATCTTGAAAAAGGAGGAAATACAGCTGGCGAAGAGTTGAATGTGGATACAAGTTTGTCATCATGGTTGCCACCTAAGCAGAAGACCCATCAAGCCGTCAACAACCGTTCGTTTACCGCCAAAACTCCGGTGGATAGGCCTATACTTGGAATGGTTGCAGCTCACTGGAATGCTGATGAAGTTGTTGATCCTCCAGCTCCACCTAAGTGGTGGGACGGGAATGGAATCCCTAATTCAACTAACAAATACAAAGAG GACCAGAAAGTTAGTTGGCACGCTACACCATTTGAGGAAAGATTAGAGAAGGCTTTATCTGAGGATAGACTTATTGCTGAGAG GAAGCAACTCGGAACGAGACCACTGCGAGCTGTAGACTTGAATGAAAAAGAGGAACATGAAGCTTCAAGCCATTTTGAATCTGGGTTAATCTTGAGTGCATGA